The genomic stretch cgtgataacaaacggaaacatttgtattgatgtacagtgctcaacaatcgatgcaatttaaatccttcgcagtatTAGATGACGAATGATGACGGATTATCTGGCACAAAAAAGTAagtcacagttcacgggcaaatATCACCCGGTTGGGTGCCGCATTCAATGAAGACACGGGAATGATTTAGtgaattttctaatgtttcgatgaaaaataaatctgtgtttttgattgttgtgaatttattttatttattgagtcagatttacaaaaaacagaaatcattaaatttccgtattaaggcaaactgggtaacttgtactcattttcgttaatatCTGTTTTGCATGAACAGAGTAGATactactcagtttttgacgtatgacgcccttactcagcagtgagtaaccgtaaaagtaccctaattagggtacctccactttctTCAAAAGTGGgtgatatctaactcactttagagtaacaaaaaatgagcgTGTATAATGAATAGCTAACAGGCTTGCCATCCCCACGGCTCTATAATCCCCATCCCGATTTACTGAAAGTTAGTCGATTAATCGATAAATAATCGGATGTTACAATATCATCGATAAAACCTTTGTTTACCTTTGTTAGAGCGGCAACAACAGTTCAATTACGTGTTAGTACGTGAAGTTTGTTATTGGATACTGTCTTTTATCTGGAAAATTATAAGTTTAGTGATTCACGAATATAGGTTATTATCAAAATCAACTCGAATAAGCTGCAACGGAAATGGCGCGAACGAAGGTGTGAAATTCTTttgcttattttcaaaattgcaaaaaaCATATAAATCGAAAGTCTCTTGAAGCAAATATTTATATATCTGTACAGAAAATCACAATAACTAATTACTACTAGAGCTTCTCATTTTCACAAAACATGTTTGATTAACACGTCTTTTACAGGAAGGTTGCATGATAATCCTGGATGTTGGAAAAGATACTACAATTAAAGGTGGAGAAAATGAGCAAACATTTTTCGGTCGAGCAAAGAATTGTGTTTCCAAGATTATCCAAAGAAAAGTACGTATACTGTTTTTTGATTAATCGTCTATacatttagtatttttttagattttcagtAAACCCCAAGATGAGATAGGATTAGTTCTAATGGGTACAAATGAGACTAACAATCAACTGAACATCGAGTGTGGAAGATACGAACATATTTCGGAAGCCTTTGAGTTAGGTCCTGCTAACTGGCACATGCTGAAAATCATGGAAAAACAAATAAGACCGTCAAATGTTAACAGTGGATGGCTCGATGCGCTGATAGTTGCAATGAGTTTTCTGAAATCCGGTGCCCAGTAACTATAGAGAGAAAACTAATGATTGGCAATGAATTTTAATTCTGCTTTTTTGCTTCCAGGGCTAAAAAGTTTGCATCGTTAAAAATTATTCTTTTATCGACTCTTACAACATCAGCTAATTACGACATGGATCAGGTTGAAATTGTTGTTTCGAAACTAATTGACATGTCATGCGAGTTTAATGTCATCAACGATAATGTTGAGCATAATGACATTGATGTAGACGATGAAATCTTGTTTGATACATTAGGCATTTTCAGTCAGCAACAGCAAAGAGGTAAagaacaacgagcaaacgagcAATTGTTGGCAGATATTGTTTTAAAATCAAACGGGGCACTGTGTAACATAGATTCGGCAGAACTGCTGTTGCTTCATTTCGAAAAGAAAGCTACTAGAGCAGTTCCATGGAACAGCATGTTAACTATCGGGACACAAATAGCAATTAGTATCTCGGCTTATCTGGCCATCAGTGAAGAGAAGGGCTTACCTTCTTTCAAGACAGAAAGTATTGATCCAAACGTTACAGTCCAGCTAAAGACCGACTACTTCAAGGGCGATAAACCCTTTGAAGCTGACTTCGACAATCTCATCAAAGGCTACATGTACGGCTCTACAATTGTTCCATATGATACAGAAATGAATATTGACTACAAATCTGGCGAGCAACGTCTATCATGCTTGGGATTCACCGCAGCCGGAAACATCTTGGAGGAATACTTCTGCGGCAAAGGCACCTACGTTGTTGTTGCTAAGAAGGATTGTGCAGCTTCTGAAGCGAAGTTGTCGGCTTTGATAAAAGCAATGAATGAGATGGGAGTAGTGATGATTGCGACGAGAGTGTATAGACGAGATACTCGTCCAAAAATCAACGCATTGATGCCGGCATACCGAAAGGGATATCCCTGTTTGGTTATGTTAGAATTGTGCTTCCAAGGTGAGgaatttacattttaatatttaaattgttatgcaattgtttgttgttttttttctccagAGGAGCTAGCCTTATTGAAGTTTCCTCCGCTGCTTACTAATAAGTACAAGCCTACCGATGTACAATACGAAGTCATCGATAAATTGATCGATTCTTTGGATTTGATGGATGCATTGGATGAAGAAACGGGCTCAAAAGAAGCCTTTGCTTTAAACAAAACTCTAAACCCAATCCATCAGCATATGTATAGAACAGTGGCCCATCGCGCTCTTTATCCGAATACCCCTCTTCCTGCGATGGACGAAGAATTGAAAAGGCTGGTAGACGTTCCACCTAAAATACGAAAACGATCTAAGAGTATTTTAGAGGAAGTAGAAAAATTGTTCCCTCTTAAGGAAAAGAAGGTGAATGCGCGTACCAAGTGGCTTCAAAGAACAGCAATGATTAATATTCAAAGCGACGCTATAGCGTCCAGTTCATCGCAGCAGAACCAAATCAATGAAGAGGAACTCGACGATCAGAGAACACTTGTTGAAGTGGGCACCGTAACACCTGCTGAAGATTTTGCTCTACTGCTAAAACGTGGGGAGAAATTTGCTACACTGGCTATTCAAATACAGAACGTCATTTCAGATCTCGTGTTCAAATCGATGAGTATTCCAACTGAGAAAGTCGCCATGGCTATAATGATGTATCGTGAAGAAGCGAAACTACTTGGCCCCTACAGGTACAACGATTGGATCGGAGAGTTCAAAAAAAGTCTACTGGCCCGCAACAAGCAGGAGTTTTGGGAGCAGGTAGTGGTAACGCAACGCTTTGGATTGATTAGCTCCGAGGAAAGCGAGATGAGTACCGTTACCGCAGAAGAAGTGGACAGCTTCTACAGCGTCCTAGTGGCAAGCAGGGCTGGCAATGCTGAAGATAATGCCGACTACGTTGATGCCGATGATTTGTTTGCTAATATGTAAAATGAGCGAACGAGTTTTATTGTTGAATAAGTTTTATAGATTTTGTTTGTATTAGTGTAAGGTAATGGGACCTGCGTATTGTTTTCCTCcgtgtattttttatatttcctaTGAGTCAGTAAACTTTTGAAAGAAATGGTACAAGAATTATTAATGATTGAACCATTGGGAAAATGTATTCAAACTTCAACCCGTCTAAAACTACTCAATATTTTCAACTGTATTATCGCTTTTTGTTAAAGAAGGAAGTTTTTAATTAAATTCTACCAACTGATAACGGGTACTATCAGACGTAGCGTCTGTCATGTGCTGGTGTAATACATGACTTTTTCATTTACAATCACCTGCAAATATGATGCATACATTGAATTGATAATAATTCTTTTATCTGTGCTGCTCCGATTGAATTGAACCTAGCTTAGTCTGTCCTAGAAATAATATTCAGCTGAAACCGATAGTCATGATAAGAGGCAAAGCGTGCAGTTTTGGCTGGTAGCCACACTAGTGAAAGAATTCGCATTCGATTTGCCGCGTTGTGCGTGTTAAGATTAGTACATACACGGGCTTCGCACGTTTACGTAGTGATATTTTGTGTCTTTTGAACTGTTAATAAAATGAAATTGTTTGATAATCGTGTGTTAAAAAATCAATGGAATTGTAAAACTTGAATGATCGAATAACGCCACAGTAATCTAACGATTAAGCTCTACAACATTTCCTCGGCAAATTGGAAAATCGTTCCTAAACAAATATTGGCATATGATCGAAGCTAACATCGGTTTGTGCGTAAAACGTATTACTGGAAGTCCAACATGTAACCTTGAATAGAAATCGATGTCTCATCTCAACGATGGAATAGTAAAAGATTACAAAACATTAACCACCAAAAGATATCGTGTTCATGCCTTGCAAAAAGAGAGAGAATTCGGATACGTGTTATCTTATCGGTGACATTAAAAATCAAACATACATATCTATCGTCGAAGCCAAAATTTTGCAGCAaacttttatactttaattagaaaaacagaacaaaagtTTCAGTTTGTGATGCAGTACCTTCGAGACCGTCTCTCGTTAAATCCACCACTTGATCAAACTACATCTGCGTCATTACAACGAGCGGATCATGCTGCTATTGAAATTCCACACCATTCAGGCACACCACCGATACCACCGAACAGGAAACAACGAAATGGCCCAAACGCATCATCAGAGTTGACAGTGTCTCCCACGATTTCTACGTTCTCCGGAGCAACAGCGTACCATTCAACAGGTGGGAGAGGATCTAGTAATGCCGGGACTCCACCGTCGGCCTATAGTACGCCATTTCAAAGCCCGGTGGTATCCGAAAGATGGCCTCCCCACAGCCACAGTGTACATCCCCAACAGATAACGAACAGTGTGGTTCAGGTTGATAAGGACACACCGTCACCGACAAATGTCTTTGTTATAGATCGTGGTCATCTCAGCGGCTATCCACGTACGTATTCGGCACCTGCGCCAGGTGCCTACGTTAACAATGCCTTTACCAATGACAATGGACAAAACGTTTTGAATACTGATTCCTTCGCTCAACCACAGTGAGTATTTTGGTTTTTATTGTTTGCCTCAATCAAATG from Wyeomyia smithii strain HCP4-BCI-WySm-NY-G18 chromosome 3, ASM2978416v1, whole genome shotgun sequence encodes the following:
- the LOC129731294 gene encoding X-ray repair cross-complementing protein 5, giving the protein MARTKEGCMIILDVGKDTTIKGGENEQTFFGRAKNCVSKIIQRKIFSKPQDEIGLVLMGTNETNNQLNIECGRYEHISEAFELGPANWHMLKIMEKQIRPSNVNSGWLDALIVAMSFLKSGAQAKKFASLKIILLSTLTTSANYDMDQVEIVVSKLIDMSCEFNVINDNVEHNDIDVDDEILFDTLGIFSQQQQRGKEQRANEQLLADIVLKSNGALCNIDSAELLLLHFEKKATRAVPWNSMLTIGTQIAISISAYLAISEEKGLPSFKTESIDPNVTVQLKTDYFKGDKPFEADFDNLIKGYMYGSTIVPYDTEMNIDYKSGEQRLSCLGFTAAGNILEEYFCGKGTYVVVAKKDCAASEAKLSALIKAMNEMGVVMIATRVYRRDTRPKINALMPAYRKGYPCLVMLELCFQEELALLKFPPLLTNKYKPTDVQYEVIDKLIDSLDLMDALDEETGSKEAFALNKTLNPIHQHMYRTVAHRALYPNTPLPAMDEELKRLVDVPPKIRKRSKSILEEVEKLFPLKEKKVNARTKWLQRTAMINIQSDAIASSSSQQNQINEEELDDQRTLVEVGTVTPAEDFALLLKRGEKFATLAIQIQNVISDLVFKSMSIPTEKVAMAIMMYREEAKLLGPYRYNDWIGEFKKSLLARNKQEFWEQVVVTQRFGLISSEESEMSTVTAEEVDSFYSVLVASRAGNAEDNADYVDADDLFANM
- the LOC129731295 gene encoding uncharacterized protein LOC129731295, which codes for MQYLRDRLSLNPPLDQTTSASLQRADHAAIEIPHHSGTPPIPPNRKQRNGPNASSELTVSPTISTFSGATAYHSTGGRGSSNAGTPPSAYSTPFQSPVVSERWPPHSHSVHPQQITNSVVQVDKDTPSPTNVFVIDRGHLSGYPRTYSAPAPGAYVNNAFTNDNGQNVLNTDSFAQPHVIREQYWSWSCKCQRELSNREKILLLVVIFLLLIIGGLAAYLGIISDDRNPLQGGLLTPGGLHST